From Acidovorax sp. 1608163:
TCTTTGAAGCACTGAACATTTTTTCAAAAACAGCCAAAAAATGCGCTACAATTCATTCCATCGCAGCAAACGTTGTAGAATGTAAGGCTTCGGTAAATGCGGGAATAGCTCAGTTGGTAGAGCGCAACCTTGCCAAGGTTGAGGTCGAGAGTTCGAGACTCTTTTCCCGCTCCAATTTCCAAAAAAGGGAAGCAAAAGCTTCCCTTTTTTGCCAAGGCAGTAGTTTCTGGCGCGGTAGCAAAGCGGTTATGCCCCGGATTGCAAATCCGGTTAGTCCGGTTCGACTCCGGACCGCGCCTCCAGGATGCAGCTGACTTGCTGAAATAAGCAAAAGCTTGTTTTAGACGGTTGGAAAGTTTTTGATTTTCTTGTGTTGATCAAAAATTTTGTGTTATAATTTTAGTCTTGCTGATGCACTGGTGTGTTGAAAGCAAAATGCGGGAATAGCTCAGTTGGTAGAGCGCAACCTTGCCAAGGTTGAGGTCGAGAGTTCGAGACTCTTTTCCCGCTCCAAATTTAAAAGGGAAGCTCAGGCTTCCCTTTTTTCTTGGTGCAGCGTGGCAGCGCTGGTTTTGTAGTCGCTGCGTTGCTCTTGTTCGATGGGGCGTTGCTTAGCGGTGACGTCCGGGTTACGCTGCCATGCAATCGCGCATACGGTAGCTGGCGCCCCGATGGTGAAATTGGTAGACACTGCGGACTTAAAATCCGCCGCTTTCCTGAAAAGGGGCGTGCCGGTTCGACCCCGGCTCGGGGCACCATTACGATTCAATCATGTCAAGTTACAACGCTCCCTTCGAAATCCATGTCCACGGGCAGGTGCAGCTGCGTGCTGATGCCAGTTTTGACCAGCTCCAAGATGCCTTGAAACCATTGTGGAAATATGCCGGCGCTCGGTCTTTGGCCGACGGCGCCGCAAGTGCTTACGAAGAGGAGCCTGGCATCAAATTCGATGCCCAGGAGCATCTTCTGCAAATCTGCTGGACGGTGCGGGGCGATGACGACTTTCGCCAGACTTTGGACGAGATGTGCATGAGCCTGAACGAGCTCTGCGAGATGGGGGCCGCCTTGGAGGTGACCTTCTACGATGCTGAGTTTGAGGAAGACGAAGGCCAAGACGGTGCCGAGTCGCGCGATGACTTCGTGATGCTATTTGTGGGGCCTACCCCAGCAGCCATCATGCAGGTGCAGCGTGATCTGCTGGTGCAAGATGTGGTGAACATGATGGAGCGCCACTTTGACGGCGCTGAGCTTGGTGGCGTGGTGGCAGAGATCGATAAGTTGTTCACCCAGCGTTTCGATGCGCTGGTCAACTCGCTTGAAATTGGCAAGCCCCCGCGCGGCCCCGGTGGCTCTGGCAGCGGCCACGGCGGTGGCCGTCGCCCACGCCATTTACACTGAGTCTTGCCAGGGTGGGGGCTGTTCTGCTTCCTCCCGCAGCCCTTTGTCAGCCTATGGCTTCATGCGAACAAGTGGTCGGCTTGCAACGTGCCCTTCAACGGCCCTGTGGTCGCCATATTTCCAATGATCCCTGATTTGCCCTACCTGCGGTCTTACCCTGCTGCGCTCCAAGGCCAGGCGCGTGAGCTGTTGGCCCAAGGGCAACTGGGGCCGGTATTGCAGCGCAAGTATCCGCAGGCACACTCGGTGCGCAGTGACAAGGCTTTGTACGACTACGTGCAAGAGCTCAAGTCCCGTTATCTGCGCAACGCAGGCACGGTCAACAAGGTTCTCTTTGACAACAAGATTCACGTCGTGCGTCACGCCCTGGGCTTGCACACGGCGGTGTCGCGTGTGCAGGGCAGCAAGCTGGCTGCCAAGCACGAGATCCGTATCGCGTCGATGTTCAAGCAGGCACCGGACGAGTTTTTGCGCATGATCGTGGTCCATGAGCTGGCCCACCTGCGGGAAAAAGGGCACGACAAGGCTTTTTACCAGCTGTGCGCTCACATGGAGCCGCAATACCACCAGTACGAGTTTGATCTGCGCCTGTACCTCACGCATGTGGAGAGCACGGGCACACGGTTGTGGGGTGCTGAGTCCGCGTGAATTCTGCTCGGGGTCGGTTGTTTTGCTATTAATTTAATAGCTTTTTGCGCTTGTATTTCAAGCGCTACCCCCATTTTTGATCACAAATCAGGGAACGGATACGGTACTGCAGCAACGTGCCGGGAGTTGGAGCCAACGCTGGGCGGCGGCTTCCAGCATGCTCACGGGGCCTGTGGTCAGTAGTTGTACCGGTGGGGCTGCATCTGTGGGGGCTTGTGGTTCGCCACTGTCGTCTGGTGGCTTTGTTTGGCGCAGCAAGCCTGCTGCCTCTAGCAGGCGCCGTGTCTGGCGCGCCACCGGCTCACCGGTCTCGATGAATCGGACATCGGGCCCCACTAGTGCGCGCAACTCGTGCTCCACAAAAATGTAGTGGGTGCAGCCCAGCACCAGGGTGTCCATCTGCCCGGCTGCTGTACCAAACGGGCCCATGGCATTCACATAGCGCTCGCAAAGTGCACCAGTTTCCGTACTGTTGACGGCATTGCTGGCCGTGGTCGGTGGCAGTGTCACGCTGTGCTCGACAGCGTGCGCCAGGCCATCGCAGGGTTGCACTACAAAGTGGGCCTGATCGGCCAGAGAGGCCATCAGCTTTCCGAACTTGGCGCTGCTGAGCGTACCCCGCGTGCCGATCACTCCCACATGCCCCGTCTTGGTGACTGCCAGTGCTGGCTTGATGGCGGGCTCCAGGCCGACGAGGGGAAGGTCAGGGTGGCTGCTGCGCACTTCATGGATGGCCGCTGCAGTGGCGGTATTGCAGGCCACCACCAGTGCTTTGATATCGTGTTTTTCGCGCAAATACTGGGTGATGGCATGGGTGCGTGCCGCCACAAACGCATCGCCTCGCTCGCCATAGGGGGCGTTGGCGCTGTCGGCCAAGTACACGAACCGCTCGTTGGGCATGGCTGCCAACAGCATGCGCAGCACGCTCA
This genomic window contains:
- a CDS encoding DUF6806 family protein — translated: MSSYNAPFEIHVHGQVQLRADASFDQLQDALKPLWKYAGARSLADGAASAYEEEPGIKFDAQEHLLQICWTVRGDDDFRQTLDEMCMSLNELCEMGAALEVTFYDAEFEEDEGQDGAESRDDFVMLFVGPTPAAIMQVQRDLLVQDVVNMMERHFDGAELGGVVAEIDKLFTQRFDALVNSLEIGKPPRGPGGSGSGHGGGRRPRHLH
- a CDS encoding M48 family metallopeptidase, with translation MIPDLPYLRSYPAALQGQARELLAQGQLGPVLQRKYPQAHSVRSDKALYDYVQELKSRYLRNAGTVNKVLFDNKIHVVRHALGLHTAVSRVQGSKLAAKHEIRIASMFKQAPDEFLRMIVVHELAHLREKGHDKAFYQLCAHMEPQYHQYEFDLRLYLTHVESTGTRLWGAESA
- the murI gene encoding glutamate racemase, with the translated sequence MPQSSSPIGVFDSGVGGLSVLRMLLAAMPNERFVYLADSANAPYGERGDAFVAARTHAITQYLREKHDIKALVVACNTATAAAIHEVRSSHPDLPLVGLEPAIKPALAVTKTGHVGVIGTRGTLSSAKFGKLMASLADQAHFVVQPCDGLAHAVEHSVTLPPTTASNAVNSTETGALCERYVNAMGPFGTAAGQMDTLVLGCTHYIFVEHELRALVGPDVRFIETGEPVARQTRRLLEAAGLLRQTKPPDDSGEPQAPTDAAPPVQLLTTGPVSMLEAAAQRWLQLPARCCSTVSVP